The nucleotide window AActtattacagtgcattaaatACTCCGCAATGCTGTACAGTGGAAAATCATGCATCAGTAAACAACAACGTTtaactaaacataaaaaaaatatttagtttataTCTTAAACGCTTAGCTTTTAATTTAAATCACCAGCTAAGGTTATTCAACATTTCACACTtggtatttgtttatttgtttacgatgacttttattttgaaacaatATGTGTATAACGGTTTTCCCGGATGTAGTTAAGTGCGTCGGTCCGTCCATTATAATTTATACAAATTATCAGTATATATGCCGAAAATGCTGCATACAGTGTGTCTCCACTACCGAAAATCATTTTAAACTTGGTGTTTGTGCAAACTGTAAAACAGTCTAGATTGATTACATGTATCAGGTGCTTTGGACAGAGGGTGAGATATTCGTAATGTGTGATTTGTTTGCAGAATGATCAGTTAACGGTGCAGTCAGCCCGGACAGACCCTGCGGCTAACTTTAGCCTATTCCACCCTGTCACAGCGTAGGTTTTCAAGTCATTTGCTGGTTTGACCCATGATGGCAGACGACGTTCATTCATCTACATCTGACTGAAAGTATGATGTGCGACTCAGGTTATTCAGGTAACATTCAGTTGACAAATGATTTGATAGggtttaaatgaaagaacaatcACACAGGGCTTATCTGCTGGTGCTATGGATGAGTGAGGCACAAATATGTGTCAGGTTAGTGGAGGTTTTCCTGGCAAGAAAGGGCAGTGTTTGCAGATGGTCAGAATGTTTTGGATCAGGATGTGGAGAAACAACAACCCAAACCACTGACACATATAACTGAGCAGGTGAGTTATATATCTTATAACATATGATTATGTCTTTACACACCCCGTGTGacactttattaggtacaccttGCTAGTACCAGGTTGGACCCCATTATTTTGCCTACAGAACCAGGCAAAGGTTTTCCAATCTTCTATTGTTCTCAGCTGACAGGAGTGGCACACGGTGTGATTTTTTTCTGCCGTAGCCCATCTGCTTCAAGGTTCAACATGTTGTGCTTTCAGAGATGGTATTCTGAATACTTTGGTTATAATAAGTGGTTATTTGAGTTACTGTTGCCTTTCTATCATCTAAAACCAGTCTACCCATTGTCCCAGATAGCAAAAAATATCTGCAGGACTTCTTTTTGCCGCCAGCCCTAAGCTGTCGGCTATAGGTGCGTCCCGCTGGCGGGGATGAAACGTTTGCCGCCGAATACGTCACTCCCCTTTCTTGCGATTTGCCGGCGGACCGACTGCTTAATTTATGCAAAAGCGGCTGCCGGCTCCTCTGACATCAGCAAGTCATTTTTGTCCACACAACTGCCCCTCATTAGATATTTTGTTTAGATATTAGATACCATTCTCTTTAACCCTATATATgattgtgtgtgaaaatcccagtaggTTTATTTAATACTCAgcctgtctggcaccaacagTCGTGCCACGTTCAACGTCACTTATATCCCATTCTGATGCTCGGTTTAAACTTTGTTGCTGCCGCGTGATTGATTGATTAGCCATTTGTGTTAACAAGCAATTAAACATCTAATAAAGTGGCATTTTATATAGTTAAAAagtattaaatataataaatacagtGGCATGACATTTATCACACCTGATCTGTTAAAtaatgttgtaatttaatctcAGGAGTGAGAAAGAAGGCTCTAATCTCATGGATGTCTGCAGTAAAAACTCAAACCGCACAGCCCCGGTGACTGAAGGGGGACCCAGGCGAGCCGATGTGCCTCTGTGCTCTCGCACTAATGGTTGGAGCTGGCCCCCGCACCCCTTCCAGCTCCTGGCCTGGCTGCTGTACTTGTACTTTGCCGTCACTGGCTTTGGTGTGTTTGTGCCTTTGCTCCCTACACACTGGATCCCAGCTGGATATATTGTATCCTTATTTTGcagtttatgataaaacagAGTGATAAAAGAAATGCATGTGcatgtcaaatgcataaatgtaatgttataatCTTTAACTCAAAGTTCAGTGTACAGGGATCACATTCGTCTGTCACCTGTTCATGCACCTGATGGCAGTTTCCATCAACCCTGCCGATTATAATGTCAGAGCTAAGAGTTACAAAGGACCCCTGCCGGTGTTCGATCGCACCAAACATGCACATGTCATTGAGAACTGTCACTGCTACCTCTGTGAAGTTGATGTGTAAGTAAAAACAGATGCTTGTGTCTgtctgttgttgtgtttttatgcATGTGGCCAGCTAGAATGTATAGTGAGACACAAGGAAGTGAGCATAGTGAATAATCTTTACCTGTAACCTTCATTTTTACAGGGGTCCCAAGTCAAAACATTGTAGTGCTTGTAACAAGTGTGTTGCGAGTTTTGACCACCACTGTAGATGGCTGAACAACTGTGTGGGCAGCAGAAACTACTGGTGGGTCATTTTTGTCACTTTATGTCTACCTGGGAGATAAtgtacagtgaggaaaataagtatttgaacacccagctattttgcaagttctcccacttagaaatcatggaggggtctgaaattgtcatcgtaggtgcatgtccactgtgagaaacataatctaaaaaaaatccagaaatcgcaatgtatgaattttttaactatttatttgtataatacagctgcaaataagtatttgaacacctgagaaaattaatgttaatatttggtacagtagcctttgtttgcaattacagaggtcaaacgtttcctgtagtttttcaccaggtttgcacccactcctccacacagatcttctctagatcagtcaggtttctggcctgtcaCTGAGAAACACGGAGTTTGAGCTTCCTACAAAGATTCTCcattgggtttaggtctggagactggctaAGTCCAccagaaccttgatatgcttcttacagagccactccttggttattCTGGCTGTGTGCTTGGGGTCATTGTCATGGTGGAAGACCCCGCCTCGAACCATCTTCAATGCTTTAACTGAGGGAAGAAGGTGGTTCCCTAAAATCTTGCAATACATGTCCCCGGTCATCCTCTCCTCAATACGgtgcagtcgccctgtcccatgtgcagaaatacaccccaaagcatgatgctaccacccccatgcttcacagtagggatggtgttcttgaaatggtactcatcattcttcttcctaCAAACActtttagtggaattatgaccaaaaagttctgttttggtctcatctgaccacatgactttctcccattactcctctggatcatccaaatggtcattggcaaacttaagacgggcctggtttaagcaggggaaccttctgtgccatgcatgatttcaaaccatgatgtcttagtgtattaccaacagtaaccttggaaacggtggtcccagctcttttcaggtcttTGACCAGCTTCTCCTGTGTggttctgggctgatttctcacctttcttaggatcatttAGACCCCatgaggtgagatcttgcatggagccccagtccgagggagattgacagtcatgtttagcttcttccattttctactgattgctccaacagtggatCAAGCTGCTTGGCAAATTCCCCGTAaccctttccagccttgtggaggtgtatGAGTTTGTCTCTTTGAAccgctctttggtcttggccatgtcagtagttggattcttactgattgtatggggtggacaggtgtctttatgcagctaacaaCCTCAAACAGGTccatctaatttaggataataaatgaagtggaggtggacattttaaaggcagactaacaggtcttttAGGGTCAGAATTTAAGCTaatagacaggtgttcaaatacttatttacagctgtatcatacaaataaatagttaaaaaaatcatacattgtgatttatggattttttttagattatgtctctcacagtggaaatgcccctacgatgacaatttcagacccctccatgatttctaagtgggagaacttgcaaaatagcagggtgttcaaatacttattttcctcactgtagaATAAAATCTTTTTAACAGAACGACTATTTTCAAGGAAAAATCCTCTGTGAAGACTTACATTCCACTAATATGCCGTTGTAGCCTGTGACATAAAAACAAATGATGTTTTTTGTGacattaataaaaatatctCATAAGGAAGTCGTAAACCAATTATGAGGTCAAGTGCTGTTGCTTAGCATTGCAAGCAAACAGTCATACAGCTACTGAGTTTTACTTGTTGGCAATGAGCTGCAGTGAATCAGTTGTTTGTTCCACTTTATAAGGCGGAAAATTAAtctattaaataaaaacattcatGTTTGATGGGTGTCTGTACTGTCAAAATGATAAACAGATTTGAAGCCTCATGCAAAACATATGAAAGTTATAAGTAGTGACTCGTGACTTTTTGACTTTAAAACATGATCTCTTTTGTAGATCTTTGTTAGGCTGTTACGTTAatatttctttctctttttgttTCTCACAGGCTTTTTCTCAACAGTGTGATTTCTGCTCTTCTGGGGATTGTTTTGGTTGTAGTTATTGCTAGTTTTGTTTTCATAGAGTTTTTTTTGGACCCATCTAAACTCCGATCCGACAAGCACTTTCAACAAGGTAAGAGACGCTGTACACAACAACACTAAGCTCCAAGTCTCTCAGCTGCTTTATTTGTCTCTATGTCTCTTTCTGCAGTAAAGAACGAGTCTGTGGTGTGGTTTGTCTTTCTGCCTGTGGCTCCAGTCACCACGGCAGGTCCAGCCATCCCTGCTCTGGCAGGAGTCACTATTGCCCTGGGACTACTGTCTGCACTTTTGCTTGGCCACTTACTCTGCTTTCACATATACCTCAGTGAGTACTTACTGTATGAGACCGCAATCATGCCTCTGCATTCAATATTAGCCCTATTGTATgtattaaaggcacaatatgtacgAGTATCCAAAAACTACTAGCATTATATTATAGggttatattttttcatgtgtaCTTTTGTCCAAGGTTATCCTTGGTTTCTGCTTTTGCTGCCACAGTAACCATACATctgtttgacttcatgtggcACTGTGCAGATTGATCGGTGAATGAGATCAAACTATTTCAGTGTTTCCTACAAAGTGGGAGGCTCACGTGAGATGTCACAATCACTTTCATTAAAACGgcatttaatgaaaataaaatttaaagacAGTGTTTTCATGCAACAACATGCGAGCTGGTTGGAAAGCTTGTGTCTGACCTCAGTGTAAATTTCTGCCAGAGTTTCTgttgcaaaaaaattatatcagACCCTTCCGATATAAACGGTATTGTCTCATCTCGTGTCCCGCTGAGAAAAATACTGTTTACCAAAACGTAttataccgcccagccctagtaGTTCCTTAGTGTATGTGAAAGTACAGGGTGTGCGAAAGTAGTAACATCTAGCACACCTCTCccctttgtgtttttttcatgcCACACTGTGGGGCTTAGATTATAATGTAACAGTTTACATCATCATCCAAGAACATGATTTGTGAGTCCTGTCAGATGGATCAGAGTCCTGCACGGGTCCATTTTTGGAGACCCACTCCCGCCCGTACCCGCAAAGTTCAGCACCAGATCCAACCCGTCACCAGTGATAATATCAAAAAATCTGCACCAGTTAATATTTGGCTTGTGACCCGACCCGCACAGGCATAAACCACACACGCTAAAATCATTCcaattaaagtgctttattttttatctcatACCTCTCTCAACATCAaaacagcgtcatgaatgggCTAGTGAAACAGGCTAAAGTGCGCGTTGTATCGTGCCATTCAAGAATCCAACAATCAGCACCTAAATAGGCTATGGAACCTGATAACTATACACAAATAGACCTATTAATGAAAAAAGAACAAGCAAAAATTACAACCTACCTACACAACCCCTGCTGTGCTCCTACAACTTCGTCTTGAAATGCTTTCTAAGAGAAGACGTTCCCAGCTTCTGGCTATCAACGGCAACACTTTATGCAACTCCTGCAACGCTCGCTCCAACTAGGCTAAAAGAAGCATCAACAAAGGTCGCGCACTGTCGCAGAGGTGGTGACGTGATGGGTCAAATATTGCACACATTTTCATTCGCGCTACTACCCCCCTGCACAGAGTTAATTATCGCCCACATCCCGGCCCGTGAATTTTAGGAATGTCACAATCCATCCATTTTATACACTTTTATGCGGGTATCCGCAGGTACCCGACCTGTTGCAGGACTCTGTGATGGATTCCTATCAACATTGAAGGTTCACACACCTTCTTTCGTTCCAAGCTCTTTAATAACCTCATCAAGCTGCAgtcattgttgttgtttagtgACCTCTAGCAGAGAAAATggcatattgtgcctttaaagacaaaaatgtgcattgtGTAAAATGTCAACATTTTGTAGAAAAATGTTGAGAGCATTTAATATGAACATATCATTTTGACTTTTAGTAAACATTTTGCTTACAGTTGCAATTAGTGAGACAATACATGATGTCAAATATTGCTTAGTTGACCCAGCAGACTGATACTTGCCCTGCTTTATTACTGAAGTTGGGGTTGGGCTGTGGTATAGTCTTAATGCTGCTTCAAATAAAATACTGCAGTGCAGTTATCACTTTGGAAACCAAACAGCTTTGGTCATTCACCACTGTATGCTGTCAACAGGGTCATTTAACTGGGGTTGATTGGTGCAGCCCTAGTAACTATGGCAACAGTACTCCAAAGGCACAGATTATTTTGTAAAAGCACACCGACAGTCATCTGATGATCTGTCTTGTTTTGTGGTTATTTAATTTTCTGTTACTGGGCATGTACTCTTTAAACATTTCCAGCTGTTGGTTTTGAGTATAGCACTTTGCTTTAAAATCATAGTTTTAACTGTGCATGTGACCTCTTCCTTTGGGTTTATTATGCACATATTTAAGGTAAGCTCAGTTTGTTACACCTCGTAGTGATTTATGTGCTTTATATtgagacatttttatttgtatacaTAATTTTTGGCTCACTTTTGTTTGCATTTTCCTAAAGACTAAAGATTCATCCAGATACAACAAAAATCAGTGGTTCTCAGTCTTGAGCACTTTCAAAGATGACTTGTAGTCAAATTCTAACTTCATTTAATGCTAACAAAAGCTGAAAGAGTCAGGATGTTGGCCTATGTAAACTGACATCATTATAACTAACTCTGGAGAATATTAGTAATTTTAAAAACGCCCTCCTCATAGGCTGCTATCTTTACTTCTTAACTTTGTAATACAGAACTTTAATACGTACAGCATAACACCTTTGAATTTTGTCTTGGATAGTAAGGGCGACTTGCAGTGAAATGGTTGAGAGCCActaaaaaactataaaatattGCCACTCAAATAATGCCGACAGCTAATAGCCTTTATATTGATGAATTGCATCTTATCATGTGCCACAAGGGGGCATTGATAAGAAATAAAATGACAATACACCCTAATATCCACAGTGTATTTCAGTGTAATAAGATGAATAATATTGGCATGATTCATATTCTTAGTcatattataaataatacacTACATAAGGAGGAtgtaaaaatatacaatttcaGATTCTTTATTTCTGTGTCACATTCTTTCCTTTAGTGTGGAACAGACTTAGCACATATGAGTATATTGTGCGACAGCGGCATCGACAAGAGTCCAAAGATATCAGAAACTCCCCTTCAGAGAATGAATCAGGCCTTCCAAAGATGAATCTTATCAAGGTAACGCACAAAAACATTTGCACAATTTATAAAGCACAGCCAAGGTTATATGCACACATACAGCTGGGTTGTGTCTATTGAACTTTCAAGTTGACTTGCTTCCAACTCTATTttgctaaataaataatgatCAGAAGTGTTGTCACCTTTATAGATATCGGTTTTCAACAGATCTGTTTCATAGGTGTATCTTACCTCTTGACTCTTGTTAGTTgtatacatatttaaagaacAGGATACAGAAATCAAATGCACAGGATTAGGGAAAGATGTTGCATAAATGTTTTTGTGGGAAAGCTTGTTCGTGTTTTAGTTTCATTTACATActgttttattttgatattaacGTGGATGCACACTCAATAATAATTTTTCGATGGTTgctgtcataaatctgtcagcTCCTTATGAATGCTTGTGCATTAAAATAGTGTTAAAATACAGCAAGTGTTGCCTGCATTGCTAGTGTGACTTGCCCATGGCAACCTAGTTGTTTTAACAACCATGTTGGTAAAACAACTTACTGTGGGTACGAAATCGTCTGCGCAGTTGCTTCACAGAGCAATTAACACATTCCCAAGAAAACTTCTCCACCGGGCTGGGGCCAAATCCTCACAGGGGCGGCGCATTGGGCTC belongs to Paramisgurnus dabryanus chromosome 2, PD_genome_1.1, whole genome shotgun sequence and includes:
- the zdhhc1 gene encoding palmitoyltransferase ZDHHC1 isoform X2: MDVCSKNSNRTAPVTEGGPRRADVPLCSRTNGWSWPPHPFQLLAWLLYLYFAVTGFGVFVPLLPTHWIPAGYICTGITFVCHLFMHLMAVSINPADYNVRAKSYKGPLPVFDRTKHAHVIENCHCYLCEVDVGPKSKHCSACNKCVASFDHHCRWLNNCVGSRNYWLFLNSVISALLGIVLVVVIASFVFIEFFLDPSKLRSDKHFQQVKNESVVWFVFLPVAPVTTAGPAIPALAGVTIALGLLSALLLGHLLCFHIYLMWNRLSTYEYIVRQRHRQESKDIRNSPSENESGLPKMNLIKQQVSYSGTLGYTNPEMEVEDPNAISSQEGSAHYGNGRVRCSSEKMGEEELHQAVLQPRASPLPHKHTQKKKRKVRKLATELSSDRSTDTSVTKGMPKTSESSVAAATVSASLGQRLPFPAFPLRSSLPPLGPVQAAGPPSEYHSDSAESLEEIPVAMARLGSAALAGLPAPICTSPPAASATYSSSLQCALPPSAAGQTLPYPQPRIRRKAIGRRAPEPRFEMMSHNTSVFASRESGEPALPQKGTSAEESPYLAKRKRTGKKRSVEDPKPS
- the zdhhc1 gene encoding palmitoyltransferase ZDHHC1 isoform X1, which produces MDVCSKNSNRTAPVTEGGPRRADVPLCSRTNGWSWPPHPFQLLAWLLYLYFAVTGFGVFVPLLPTHWIPAGYICTGITFVCHLFMHLMAVSINPADYNVRAKSYKGPLPVFDRTKHAHVIENCHCYLCEVDVGPKSKHCSACNKCVASFDHHCRWLNNCVGSRNYWLFLNSVISALLGIVLVVVIASFVFIEFFLDPSKLRSDKHFQQVKNESVVWFVFLPVAPVTTAGPAIPALAGVTIALGLLSALLLGHLLCFHIYLMWNRLSTYEYIVRQRHRQESKDIRNSPSENESGLPKMNLIKQQVSYSGTLGYTNPEMEVEDPNAISSQEGSAHYGNGRVRCSSEKMGEEELHQAVLQPRASPLPHKHTQKKKRKVRKLATELSSDRSTDTSVTKGMPKTSGEQESSVAAATVSASLGQRLPFPAFPLRSSLPPLGPVQAAGPPSEYHSDSAESLEEIPVAMARLGSAALAGLPAPICTSPPAASATYSSSLQCALPPSAAGQTLPYPQPRIRRKAIGRRAPEPRFEMMSHNTSVFASRESGEPALPQKGTSAEESPYLAKRKRTGKKRSVEDPKPS